In bacterium, the following proteins share a genomic window:
- a CDS encoding ferrous iron transport protein A, with the protein MTSLADLQPGQKARITALEGDPVNIQRILEMGLIEEEEVTMVRFAPLGDPLEVRVRGYNLSLRKSDAAQIQVVPL; encoded by the coding sequence ATGACCTCGCTTGCAGATCTCCAGCCGGGCCAGAAGGCGCGAATCACCGCCCTCGAAGGCGACCCGGTCAACATTCAACGTATCCTGGAAATGGGACTCATCGAGGAAGAAGAAGTCACCATGGTGCGCTTTGCGCCCCTCGGCGACCCGCTTGAGGTCCGCGTCCGCGGGTACAACCTGTCTCTCCGGAAATCCGACGCAGCACAAATCCAAGTTGTGCCGCTCTGA
- a CDS encoding hydrogenase maturation nickel metallochaperone HypA, protein MHEMSLFKPLITRIEQIAEEESSPSIAAATVRLGAFAPISPDHFKEHWNEFTKGTVAEGATLTLVRDENEMSPRAQDIVLESVEIEEG, encoded by the coding sequence ATGCACGAGATGTCGTTGTTCAAACCGCTGATCACACGGATTGAGCAAATCGCGGAGGAAGAAAGCTCGCCGAGCATCGCGGCGGCGACTGTCCGGCTTGGCGCATTTGCGCCGATCTCGCCGGATCATTTCAAGGAGCACTGGAACGAATTTACGAAGGGCACGGTGGCCGAAGGTGCGACGTTGACTCTCGTACGCGACGAAAACGAGATGTCTCCGCGCGCACAGGACATTGTGCTGGAAAGCGTCGAGATCGAAGAAGGCTAA
- a CDS encoding hydrogenase maturation protease — translation MGVLVIGVGNELRRDDGVGIAIARRISAEQLPGVIVRECTGEGAGLINAWTGHDAVIVCDAIKSGSAPGTVHRLDASKREIPSGLFHYSTHEFGLAEAVELSRAMDELPGRFLIFGVEGKDFSGGKGLSKAVEQGMETVLCGVLREIGPEAGIS, via the coding sequence ATGGGCGTTCTGGTAATTGGGGTTGGGAACGAACTCCGCCGCGACGATGGCGTTGGGATCGCCATCGCGCGGCGGATTTCCGCTGAACAATTGCCCGGCGTAATCGTGCGCGAATGCACGGGCGAAGGGGCGGGCCTGATCAACGCGTGGACCGGGCACGATGCCGTGATTGTCTGCGATGCGATCAAGTCGGGAAGCGCCCCCGGAACAGTCCATCGTCTGGATGCTTCCAAGCGCGAAATCCCAAGCGGGCTGTTTCACTACTCAACCCATGAATTCGGATTGGCCGAGGCTGTTGAGCTGTCGCGGGCGATGGATGAGTTGCCCGGGCGCTTTCTGATATTCGGTGTCGAAGGCAAGGACTTTTCTGGCGGAAAAGGATTGTCAAAGGCAGTCGAGCAGGGCATGGAAACAGTGTTGTGCGGTGTGTTGAGGGAGATCGGTCCGGAGGCCGGGATCAGTTAG
- a CDS encoding FeoB-associated Cys-rich membrane protein, which yields MSPTTQTIIVAVIIAGATVYMGWVFWKTFFAKKSRGCGCGSSGCSAKSDIERRLKKARKEAQRRAAQTPQP from the coding sequence ATGTCTCCAACAACGCAAACCATCATCGTCGCCGTCATCATCGCAGGTGCGACGGTGTACATGGGCTGGGTTTTCTGGAAGACGTTCTTCGCCAAGAAGAGCCGAGGCTGCGGCTGCGGTTCCAGCGGATGCTCCGCTAAGAGCGACATCGAGCGCCGGCTCAAGAAAGCCCGCAAGGAAGCCCAGCGCCGCGCTGCCCAGACTCCACAACCTTAG
- the feoB gene encoding ferrous iron transport protein B — protein sequence MTTATEAAIQVRNIALIGNPNTGKTTIFNALTGFRARVGNYAGVTVERKIGAVRSSGGTVQMIDLPGTYSLSARSADEMVAVDVLLGQRPEDPRPDAVFVVVDASNLERNLFLATQVMELGLPTVLVLNMVDTAKKAEIEINEEHLAQNLGIPVVATIASKNHGLDALEDIIRSLGDIPKATRPEIFPEDFQAELLALREKLLEIGIPEPAAHPFLVRRSLLEVEGMAEKRLIEEGGEAARSAISETRQRLSDSGHRLPSLEARKRYGWIRGAIAEVVTRPDSPRTSSSDKIDGILIHKVWGTVIFAALMLIVFQAIYSWSGPLMDLVDGIFAMLGGLVASNMDPGTLQSFLVDGVIAGVGGVVIFLPQILILFLFISLLEDCGYMARAAFLMDKVLSRVGLSGRSFIPMLSSFACAVPGIMAARVIENRRDRIATILVAPLMSCSARLPVYVLLIGAFVPKRTLIPGLLGLQAVTLFAMYLVGISVAVPVALVLKRTLLRGRTPSLVMELPPYKAPHALTIFHRMIESGWSFLTNAGTIIFAVSVIIWALTYYPRPASLAEEMEAANAQQIAAVQAQIDDYLAQTNTPDSEEALLTALDSEHSPAKAGVLEEGAQLLASRQEIEDSLDRRIEGAYVRQSVLGRVGHLIEPAVKPLGWDWKIGMAAIASFLAREIIVATLGVIYDLGGDTDETTTDLRDKLRAARGPDGQPVFNIAVALSIMVFFALCMQCAATLAVIKRETNSWRWPVFTFAYMTTLAYIGSLITYQIASRLLL from the coding sequence ATGACGACCGCGACCGAAGCCGCCATCCAAGTGCGAAACATTGCCCTGATCGGAAACCCGAATACGGGCAAGACGACGATCTTCAACGCTTTGACGGGCTTTCGTGCCCGTGTCGGGAACTACGCGGGTGTGACCGTCGAACGCAAGATCGGCGCGGTTCGCAGCTCCGGCGGCACGGTTCAGATGATCGATCTGCCGGGCACCTACAGCCTCTCTGCCCGCTCGGCCGACGAGATGGTGGCCGTCGATGTTCTGCTGGGGCAGCGCCCGGAAGATCCGCGGCCCGATGCCGTGTTTGTCGTCGTCGATGCATCGAATCTCGAACGCAATCTCTTCCTCGCCACGCAGGTCATGGAGCTGGGGCTGCCGACCGTGTTGGTTCTGAACATGGTCGACACTGCGAAGAAAGCCGAGATCGAGATTAACGAGGAACACCTCGCGCAAAACCTCGGTATCCCGGTTGTGGCCACGATCGCTTCGAAGAACCACGGCCTGGATGCTCTCGAAGACATCATCCGCAGCCTCGGTGACATCCCCAAGGCGACGCGGCCGGAGATCTTCCCGGAGGACTTCCAGGCGGAGTTGCTCGCGCTGCGGGAGAAGCTTCTGGAGATCGGGATTCCCGAGCCCGCGGCGCATCCGTTCCTTGTGCGTCGCTCGCTGCTGGAAGTGGAAGGCATGGCCGAGAAGCGGCTGATCGAGGAGGGTGGCGAGGCGGCCCGCTCTGCAATTTCTGAAACGCGGCAGCGCCTCTCCGACTCCGGCCATCGCCTGCCGTCGCTCGAAGCCCGCAAGCGGTACGGCTGGATCCGAGGCGCCATCGCTGAAGTCGTAACGCGCCCGGACTCGCCACGCACAAGCAGCAGCGATAAGATCGACGGCATTCTGATCCACAAGGTGTGGGGTACGGTGATCTTCGCAGCCCTGATGCTGATCGTCTTTCAGGCAATCTACTCCTGGTCCGGGCCGCTGATGGATCTGGTCGACGGCATCTTCGCGATGCTGGGTGGCCTGGTCGCATCGAACATGGACCCGGGGACGCTGCAGAGCTTCCTGGTGGACGGCGTGATCGCCGGCGTCGGCGGCGTTGTCATCTTCCTGCCGCAGATTCTGATTCTCTTCCTGTTCATCTCGCTGCTCGAAGATTGCGGCTACATGGCGCGCGCAGCGTTCCTGATGGACAAGGTGCTGAGCCGCGTCGGACTGAGCGGACGCAGTTTCATCCCGATGCTGAGCAGCTTCGCCTGCGCCGTTCCGGGAATCATGGCGGCTCGCGTGATCGAGAACCGGCGCGACCGCATCGCGACAATTCTGGTAGCACCGTTGATGAGTTGCTCCGCGCGCCTGCCGGTGTACGTGCTGCTGATCGGTGCGTTCGTTCCGAAGCGTACCTTGATCCCGGGTTTACTGGGCTTGCAGGCGGTGACGTTGTTCGCAATGTACCTGGTCGGAATCAGCGTCGCCGTCCCGGTCGCGTTGGTGCTGAAGCGGACACTCTTGAGGGGCCGCACACCATCGCTCGTGATGGAGTTGCCGCCCTACAAGGCACCACACGCGCTGACGATCTTCCACCGCATGATCGAGAGCGGCTGGTCGTTCCTGACAAACGCCGGAACGATTATCTTTGCCGTGTCAGTGATCATCTGGGCGCTGACGTACTATCCGCGTCCCGCATCGTTGGCAGAAGAAATGGAAGCGGCTAACGCACAGCAGATCGCCGCAGTGCAGGCGCAGATCGACGACTACCTGGCACAGACGAACACGCCGGACTCGGAAGAGGCCTTGCTGACCGCACTGGATTCCGAGCACTCCCCCGCCAAGGCGGGCGTTCTCGAAGAAGGCGCTCAACTACTCGCGAGCCGTCAGGAGATCGAGGACAGCCTCGATCGCCGCATCGAAGGAGCTTATGTTCGCCAATCCGTCCTGGGTCGTGTCGGGCATCTGATCGAGCCAGCGGTGAAGCCGCTGGGATGGGACTGGAAGATCGGCATGGCCGCGATCGCCAGCTTCCTGGCGCGCGAAATCATCGTCGCCACGTTGGGCGTGATCTACGATCTGGGTGGCGATACCGACGAGACGACCACCGATCTGCGCGACAAATTGCGCGCGGCGCGCGGCCCCGACGGCCAGCCGGTGTTCAATATCGCCGTGGCGCTGTCGATTATGGTATTCTTTGCGCTATGTATGCAGTGTGCGGCCACGCTGGCCGTGATCAAGCGCGAAACGAATTCCTGGCGCTGGCCGGTGTTCACGTTCGCCTACATGACGACGCTGGCCTACATCGGTTCGTTGATCACTTACCAGATTGCCAGTCGTTTGTTGCTTTAG